The Lycium barbarum isolate Lr01 chromosome 9, ASM1917538v2, whole genome shotgun sequence genome has a segment encoding these proteins:
- the LOC132608978 gene encoding ATP sulfurylase 2-like — MSLTIRLHTTSAIIAHYCNTTSKKNSYYTEIKANPIYHFNKLSHLLFSHKQKMTSSSSRGMIVKSSLIEPDGVSLVDLVVPDNERAAKVGEAEAMVKVKLTKIDVEWVHVISEGWASPLRGFMREDEYLQTLHFNSLRLKDGTIVNMSLPIVLAINDEDKERIGSSTDVALVGPNDDLLAILTSIEIYKHNKEERIARTWGTTAPGLPYVEEVITPAGNWLIGGDLQVIKPIKYNDGLDHYRLSPQQLRNEFDQREADAVFAFQLRNPVHNGHALLMNDTRRRLLEMGYKNPILLLHPLGGFTKADDVPLDVRMEQHSKVLEDGVLDPKTTIVSIFPSPMHYAGPTEVQWHAKARINAGANFYIVGRDPAGMGHPTEKRDLYDPDHGKKVLSMAPGLEKLNILPFRVAAYDTVEKKMAFFDPSRAKDFLFISGTKVRTYARTGENPPDGFMCPGGWQVLVKYYESLQAEEAVQNSPLLSATS, encoded by the exons ATGTCTTTAACTATTAGACTACACACTACTAGTGCTATTATTGCCCACTACTGTAACACTACTAGCAAGAAAAACTCCTATTACACCGAAATTAAAGCTAACCCCATTTACCATTTTAACAAATTGTCCCACCTTCTGTTTTCCCACAAACAAaagatgacttcttcttcttcaagaGGGATGATTGTGAAGAGCTCTTTGATTGAGCCAGATGGGGTTTCCTTGGTGGATCTTGTGGTGCCAGATAATGAAAGGGCTGCCAAG GTTGGAGAGGCAGAAGCAATGGTAAAAGTGAAGCTGACAAAGATTGATGTTGAATGGGTTCATGTGATTAGTGAAGGTTGGGCTAGTCCTCTTAGAGGATTCATGAGGGAGGATGAGTATTTGCAAACCTTACATTTTAATTCTCTCAGATTGAAAGATGGGACTATTGTCAATATGTCACTTCCCATTGTATTGGCAATTAATGATGAAGATAAAGAACGGATTGGTTCCTCAACTGATGTTGCTTTGGTTGGCCCAAATGATGATTTACTTGCCATTCTCACAAG TATTGAGATCTACAAGCATAATAAAGAAGAAAGAATTGCAAGGACATGGGGGACTACAGCTCCAGGATTACCTTATGTTGAGGAGGTAATTACTCCTGCTGGAAATTGGCTTATTGGTGGAGATCTGCAAGTCATAAAGCCTATCAAATATAATGATGGTCTTGATCACTACAGGCTTTCTCCCCAGCAACTTCGAAATGAATTTGATCAACGTGAGGCGGATGCAGTTTTTGCTTTTCAGTTGAGAAATCCTGTCCATAATGGCCATGCTTTGCTTATGAATGATACACGGAGGAGACTTTTGGAAATGGGTTACAAGAATCCAATTCTTCTGCTCCATCCTTTAGGTGGTTTTACTAAGGCTGATGATGTGCCTCTAGATGTCCGTATGGAACAACATAGCAAG GTCCTAGAAGATGGAGTTCTCGATCCCAAGACTACTATCGTGTCCATATTTCCCTCACCAATGCATTATGCTGGACCAACTGAAGTACAGTGGCATGCAAAGGCACGGATAAATGCGGGTGCAAATTTCTACATTGTAGGTCGCGATCCTGCTGGTATGGGCCACCCAACAGAGAAGAGGGACTTGTATGATCCAGATCACGGGAAGAAAGTGCTAAGCATGGCTCCTGGTCTTGAGAAATTGAACATTCTGCCCTTCAGG GTGGCAGCATATGATACAGTGGAAAAGAAGATGGCATTTTTTGATCCTTCACGTGCTAAAGATTTTCTCTTTATTTCTGGAACCAAG GTGCGGACTTATGCAAGAACTGGTGAGAATCCTCCCGATGGTTTCATGTGTCCTGGGGGATGGCAAGTCTTGGTCAAATACTATGAGAGCTTGCAGGCTGAGGAAGCTGTACAAAACTCTCCTCTTCTTTCAGCAACCTCATAA